The following coding sequences are from one Melanotaenia boesemani isolate fMelBoe1 chromosome 17, fMelBoe1.pri, whole genome shotgun sequence window:
- the znf687b gene encoding zinc finger protein 687b isoform X2, protein MGDMKTPDFDDLLAAFDIPDIDAKEAIQSAPDEAEGPHGATGAPLGKPDSVVGVGSSLRPPSPADPQVDTSIVSVIVKNKVRHETVDGEEETDQDPIDVITGVDVGPRLGACAPGMSESEALNHNGFGASGVSAPLPLSQAQSNGAPWSINTSKVSSEVPGASTAKSHKQGGNIFNRLKPLVAQGSGDPVGRARKMQLLQQQHQQQQDTSQERADGVKASLPSSSLSVGSSSLPAGGPVGLSSPFFPPSKPLLPASPSAPSSHPMHSSQPFNGAPKSGSAGFQHQQVEEDSDPDVGSPLVIQENPDSPACTQLSRRYKSDSVSAQPAPSAASQPKPGDTPSGSSQTSSAPQSGSTESPQVEDRHPEHVIEERDSPESPEPEMPKSTAQVTAKRCSSPAVASTPPPPELREPKEEEEEMEVGNGIDRVVDGKADKGDHLRTGEETMEVGDGKPKPQPTDGEVGVTAPAASGAPSRPLKVRIKTIKTSTGGITRTVTRVAPKGIAAGKSLDPKAQTGERKALGNKAQKAEASPGHMTTTNQKVSALNALPVSTLAASSVMLAAATKVQNKMASSDKTKVSATAVSITKSAALPATPPVASSPKFSVAASGISVRTATNKTANGGNGTIVGSTLQPNKPASIVNSTGAVISRSQSSLVEAFNKILNSKNLLPSYKPDLSAPPPPEWGLPLPATGYRCLECGDAFALERSLARHYDRRSLRIEVTCNHCAKRLAFFNKCSLLLHAREHKERGLVMQCSHLVMRPVTVEQMIGQQDITPIGVSSSSATSGGPAVAANTSPMKDATSLSSSQPRPVRRVPQGPQALMPLPCKKAEGLQYNNFKCPECQTQFTGKAELVTHFQQIRGAPNSTCTQCSPPMMLPNSCAVSAHQRIHKHRAPHVCPECGGTARQASFQTHLEEACLHFARRIGYRCSSCQVVFGGLNSIKSHIQTAHCEVFHKCPSCPMAFKSSPSAQSHISTQHPTLTGGQAKMIYKCVMCDTVFTQKPLLYMHFDTHLAKQKVHVFKCPDCTKLYAQKGSMMEHIKSAHRGAPAKHESQSDSSNPTSTSANASGPSGLKSKSSGKPDTSDGEDWGREQEEEEEEEEEEDDDEGDEDYAAPGSHSAAAGSSSHSSGLTEWTCPQCQTTFTDNEDYLSHVKMEHGKFPCRICGGTFSTSSSLRRHERVIHEGNKRVFHCQYCTEGKRTFGSRFLLDKHIRLHHRTTDGQGPPLTRKRAATGGEGAGSSSEQDGEVCPPAGRAGDEEENSTEDGGGPAKRTRASMASTLSAPSELEEEDNIFRCVPCGFSTEDGAEFQRHIPQHRGDTASFQCLQCGVCFASAGSLSRHRFITHRVRDTQSDAERSNIRAHGSPDGSPAASPQAQGEDGEGNLSCKVCGRHFDKATDLNTHFRTHGMAFLTAHKTDKPQ, encoded by the exons ATGGGGGACATGAAGACCCCAGATTTTGATGACCTGTTGGCAGCATTTGATATTCCTGATATAGATGCCAAAGAGGCTATCCAGTCTGCCCCTGACGAGGCAGAGGGACCCCATGGAGCTACAGGTGCACCTCTTGGAAAGCCGGATAGCGTGGTGGGTGTTGGATCATCTTTAAGACCGCCAAGTCCTGCAGACCCCCAGGTGGATACCTCAATTGTGAGCGTGATTGTGAAGAATAAAGTCCGTCATGAGACAGTAGATGGGGAAGAAGAGACGGATCAGGACCCTATTGATGTGATCACAGGGGTAGATGTTGGTCCTAGACTTGGTGCATGTGCTCCTGGGATGTCAGAATCTGAAGCTCTCAACCACAATGGTTTTGGGGCATCTGGTGTCTCAGCACCACTTCCCCTTAGCCAGGCTCAGTCTAACGGAGCACCATGGTCCATTAACACCTCCAAAGTGTCTTCAGAGGTGCCAGGTGCTAGTACAGCTAAATCTCACAAGCAGGGTGGAAATATTTTCAACAGACTTAAACCACTTGTGGCACAGGGATCTGGAGATCCAGTGGGTCGGGCCAGGAAGATGCAGCTTCTGCAGCAGCAACACCAACAGCAGCAGGACACAAGTCAAGAGAGAGCAGATGGGGTCAAAGCATCATTACCGTCATCATCTCTATCAGTTGGGTCATCGTCTCTGCCTGCCGGTGGGCCTGTTGGACTGTCTTCACCTTTCTTTCCGCCTTCCAAGCCTCTGCTCCCAGCTTCACCCTCTGCGCCCTCATCACATCCAATGCACTCATCTCAGCCTTTTAATGGAGCCCCAAAAAGTGGCTCTGCTGGGTTTCAAcaccagcaggtggaggaagattCTGACCCAGATGTGGGGAGTCcactggtgatccaggagaACCCAGACTCTCCAGCGTGCACTCAGCTGAGCCGACGTTACAAGTCGGATTCTGTCTCAGCGCAGCCCGCTCCTTCTGCTGCATCTCAACCTAAACCAGGGGACACTCCTTCAGGATCATCTCAGACTTCATCAGCCCCCCAGTCTGGCTCAACAGAGAGTCCTCAGGTGGAGGACAGACATCCAGAACATGTCATAGAAGAGAGAGACTCACCAGAGAGTCCAGAACCAGAGATGCCAAAATCCACAGCTCAGGTTACAGCGAAGAGATGCTCCAGCCCTGCTGTGGCATCCACTCCACCTCCCCCTGAACTGAGGGAGcctaaggaggaggaggaagaaatggAGGTTGGGAATGGGATAGATAGGGTTGTTGATGGTAAAGCTGACAAGGGAGACCATTTGAGAACAGGTGAGGAAACCATGGAAGTAGGTGATGGTAAGCCTAAACCCCAACCCACTGATGGAGAAGTGGGCGTTACTGCTCCTGCTGCCTCTGGAGCTCCCTCCCGACCCCTTAAAGTCAGGATAAAAACGATTAAAACCTCCACAGGTGGAATTACCAGAACTGTGACAAGGGTAGCTCCTAAAGGGATTGCTGCAGGGAAAAGCTTGGACCCTAAAGCTCAGACTGGTGAACGCAAGGCATTAGGAAACAAAGCCCAAAAAGCAGAGGCTTCTCCTGGTCACATGACAACAACTAATCAAAAAGTAAGTGCTCTCAATGCTCTGCCAGTGTCTACACTCGCAGCCAGCAGTGTCATGCTCGCGGCTGCTACCAAAGTCCAAAATAAAATGGCTTCATCTGACAAAACAAAGGTTTCTGCCACTGCTGTTAGCATCACTAAATCAGCTGCCCTTCCTGCAACACCACCAGTAGCCTCCTCCCCCAAGTTCTCAGTTGCTGCTAGCGGGATAAGTGTACGCACAGCTACTAACAAAACAGCCAACGGTGGCAACGGCACCATTGTAGGCAGCACTCTTCAGCCAAATAAACCTGCCTCCATCGTCAACAGCACAGGAGCTGTCATCTCCCGGAGTCAGTCAAGTCTTGTGGAGGCCTTTAACAAAATTCTGAATAGCAAAAACCTTTTGCCAAGCTACAAGCCCGACCTCtcagctcctccaccacctGAGTGGGGTCTCCCACTCCCAGCCACAGGATACCGTTGCCTGGAGTGTGGAGACGCGTTTGCCCTGGAGCGCAGTCTGGCACGACACTATGATAGGCGGTCTCTACGTATAGAGGTGACCTGTAACCATTGTGCTAAGAGGCTGGCCTTCTTCAATAAGTGCAGCCTGCTGTTGCACGCGAGGGAGCATAAGGAGCGTGGGCTTGTCATGCAGTGCTCACACCTGGTCATGAGGCCTGTCACTGTGGAGCAGATGATCGGGCAGCAAGATATAACACCAATTGGTG tctcctcttcttctgccACATCAGGGGGCCCTGCTGTCGCTGCCAACACCAGCCCAATGAAGGATGCTACATCTCTGTCATCATCTCAGCCTCGACCAGTCCGTCGCGTACCTCAAGGTCCCCAAGCGCTAATGCCTCTGCCATGCAAGAAGGCAGAGGGGCTGCAGTATAACAACTTCAAATGTCCAGAGTGCCAAACTCAGTTCACTGGCAAGGCTGAGCTGGTCACTCACTTTCAGCAGATCAGAGGGGCTCCCAACTCA ACATGTACGCAGTGCTCGCCTCCCATGATGCTTCCTAACTCATGTGCTGTATCTGCCCACCAAAGGATCCATAAACACAGAGCGCCTCATGTCTGTCCGGAGTGTGGTGGAACCGCACGGCAGGCCAGCTTCCAAACCCACCTGGAGGAGGCCTGTCTGCACTTTGCTAGGCGCATCGGCTACAG GTGTTCGAGCTGCCAGGTTGTGTTTGGAGGGTTGAACTCCATCAAGTCCCACATTCAGACTGCTCACTGCGAGGTCTTCCACAAGTGCCCCAGCTGCCCGATGGCCTTCAAGTCTTCCCCCAGCGCTCAGAGCCACATCAGCACCCAACACCCGACGCTCACCGGAGGACAGGCCAA GATGATCTACAAGTGTGTGATGTGTGATACGGTTTTTACCCAAAAACCCTTGCTGTACATGCACTTCGACACTCATTTAGCCAAGCAAAAAGTGCACGTGTTTAAATGTCCCGACTGCACCAAGCTCTACGCCCAGAAAGGTTCCATGATGGAGCATATTAag AGCGCTCACAGAGGTGCCCCAGCCAAACATGAGTCTCAGTCCGACAGCTCtaatcccacctccacctcggCCAACGCGTCCGGTCCCTCTGGCCTCAAGTCAAAATCCTCTGGAAAACCAGACACTTCTGATGGTGAGGACTGGGGGcgggagcaggaggaggaggaagaagaggaggaagaggaagatgatgatgaaggggACGAGGACTATGCGGCTCCAGGGAGTCACTCAGCCGCCGCAGGGAGCAGCAGTCATTCAAGCGGCCTGACTGAGTGGACCTGCCCTCAGTGTCAGACCACCTTCACTGACAACGAAGACTACCTGAGTCACGTGAAGATGGAGCACGGCAAG TTCCCCTGTCGTATTTGTGGAGGCACGTTCAGCACATCTTCCAGTTTGCGACGCCATGAGCGTGTCATTCACGAGGGCAACAAGAGAGTCTTCCATTGCCA ATATTGCACAGAAGGAAAACGCACCTTTGGCAGTCGGTTTTTACTGGACAAACATATCCGGCTCCATCACAGAACCACAGATGGACAG GGTCCACCGCTCACTAGAAAGCGCGCAGCCACAGGGGGAGAAGGAGCAGGTAGCTCGTCTGAGCAGGACGGTGAAGTTTGCCCTCCTGCAGGTCGGGCTGGAGATGAAGAAGAGAACTCTACAGAAGACGGTGGTGGACCTGCAAAGAGAACCAGGGCATCCATGGCTTCCACTTTGTCTGCACCTAGCGAGTTAGAGGAGGAGGATAACATCTTCCGCTGCGTCCCCTGCGGCTTCTCCACAGAGGATGGAGCAGAGTTTCAACGCCACATCCCCCAGCATCGGGGCGACACCGCTTCCTTCCAGTGCCTGCAATGTGGCGTCTGCTTTGCATCAGCAGGCTCCCTTAGCAGGCACCGCTTCATCACCCATCGAGTGCGGGACACCCAGAGCGATGCAGAACGGAGCAACATCCGCGCTCACGGCTCTCCAGACGGCTCCCCTGCCGCCTCCCCTCAGGCACAGGGCGAGGACGGAGAGGGGAATCTGAGCTGCAAGGTGTGCGGTCGGCATTTTGACAAGGCCACTGACCTTAACACCCACTTCAGGACCCATGGTATGGCCTTCCTCACTGCACACAAGACAGACAAGCCCCAGTAG